A window of the Desulforapulum autotrophicum HRM2 genome harbors these coding sequences:
- a CDS encoding CdaR family protein: MTTTNAPRGWIPNRSPMLTIAALLMLLFSCSQEPVETTLLLPLGFSSLPANLVKIPSHLTNLEIRIKGPARLIKKAGQEDMSYLVDLFTDLALDPAGMASTIKPGSYTIPIMEERIPLNPKITILKIVPTFVTVQLEEKMVKRLPVHVPYAGEAAPGFTALDAATDPGVVEVTGPQSTLEPLMFIMTKPVDITNAKEGFKKNLPLDLSPSTSVDPSTAIVVADIPIVETITTQNFKNLTVATINSTNPTSVIPPTMEIKVKGPVNTLKKDGIKEAFKIYIDLEGLAPGVYVRRAAITLPVGLMLADTKPELFTVTIK; encoded by the coding sequence ATGACCACCACCAATGCCCCCAGGGGATGGATTCCAAATCGGTCCCCAATGCTCACCATTGCAGCGCTCCTGATGCTGCTCTTTTCCTGCTCCCAGGAACCTGTGGAAACCACCCTGCTCCTCCCCCTGGGCTTTTCCTCCCTTCCGGCCAATCTTGTCAAGATTCCCTCCCACCTCACCAATCTTGAAATCAGGATCAAAGGACCGGCCAGGCTGATCAAAAAAGCCGGCCAGGAGGATATGAGCTACCTTGTGGATCTGTTCACGGATCTTGCCCTGGATCCTGCAGGGATGGCCTCCACAATCAAACCAGGATCCTACACCATCCCCATCATGGAGGAAAGAATCCCCCTGAACCCGAAGATTACCATCCTTAAAATCGTACCCACCTTTGTCACGGTTCAGCTGGAGGAAAAAATGGTAAAACGGCTGCCGGTCCATGTTCCCTACGCAGGTGAGGCAGCGCCAGGATTTACAGCCCTTGATGCGGCAACAGATCCCGGAGTGGTGGAAGTAACAGGCCCGCAATCCACCCTTGAACCGCTGATGTTCATCATGACAAAACCCGTTGACATCACCAATGCAAAGGAAGGTTTTAAAAAAAACCTGCCCCTGGACCTTTCCCCGTCAACAAGCGTTGATCCATCAACCGCCATTGTTGTTGCCGATATCCCCATTGTTGAAACCATTACCACCCAAAACTTTAAAAACCTTACAGTTGCCACAATAAACAGCACAAACCCCACAAGCGTGATTCCCCCAACCATGGAAATAAAGGTCAAAGGGCCGGTCAACACCCTTAAAAAAGATGGCATAAAAGAGGCGTTTAAGATATACATCGATCTGGAGGGCCTGGCCCCCGGGGTTTACGTTCGACGGGCAG
- the folP gene encoding dihydropteroate synthase, translating to MISAMAWKGFKLDLNDNPCIMGILNTTPDSFSDGGRYLKFDRAVDQGMALVEAGADIIDIGGESSRPFATPVTVQEELDRVIPVIEALSTRIKVPISIDTVKARVAREAVQAGAAIINDISAMEHDPDMASVVFDAQVPVILMHMRGTPETMQIKPTYEDLMGEITTYLGNRIKVALDAGIRQDRIILDPGIGFGKTLAHNLLLIRHIDRIKALGYPVLMGPSRKSFVQKILTQELGRTIKADDPEAEQGTMAASIACLMNGADIVRVHDVKTFAPMARITGAILGHNRRQKC from the coding sequence ATGATTAGTGCCATGGCGTGGAAGGGATTTAAACTTGATCTTAATGACAACCCCTGTATCATGGGTATCCTCAATACCACGCCTGATTCGTTTTCCGACGGTGGCCGCTACCTCAAATTTGACAGGGCCGTGGACCAGGGCATGGCCCTGGTTGAGGCAGGGGCAGACATTATAGACATCGGCGGGGAATCTTCCCGCCCTTTTGCTACACCTGTGACGGTCCAGGAAGAGTTGGACCGGGTCATTCCCGTAATCGAAGCCCTTTCAACCAGAATTAAGGTGCCCATCTCCATTGACACGGTCAAGGCCCGGGTGGCACGGGAGGCTGTCCAGGCCGGAGCGGCCATCATCAACGACATTTCAGCCATGGAACACGACCCTGACATGGCGTCTGTGGTTTTTGACGCACAAGTCCCGGTCATTCTCATGCACATGCGGGGCACCCCTGAAACCATGCAGATCAAGCCCACCTATGAAGATCTTATGGGGGAAATCACCACCTATCTTGGTAACAGAATCAAGGTTGCCCTTGACGCCGGCATCCGACAGGACAGAATCATTCTTGATCCGGGTATCGGGTTTGGTAAAACACTTGCCCACAACCTTCTGCTCATTCGACACATCGATAGAATCAAGGCCCTTGGCTATCCCGTGCTCATGGGACCCTCCAGAAAATCCTTTGTTCAAAAAATTCTCACACAGGAACTGGGCAGGACCATCAAAGCCGACGACCCTGAGGCGGAACAGGGGACCATGGCAGCTTCCATTGCCTGCCTCATGAACGGTGCCGACATCGTCCGGGTGCATGATGTCAAAACCTTTGCGCCCATGGCCCGAATCACTGGGGCCATCCTGGGACACAACCGCCGGCAAAAGTGTTGA